TCTGTGTCTGCCGAGAAATTCTTCCAGATTTGTCTTATCAACCTTCACCGCAGACGTCTTCTCTTCCAGGATTATCCTGGCTGTTTTTCTGCAGATCTGCCCGATTTTACGTTCCAGACTACGAACGCCTGCTTCCTTCGTATATCCGCTGATGATCTCTTTTAGTGCATCATCTTGTATCTGAAGCTGCCCGGCTTTTATTCCATTCGATTCCATCTGTTTGGAAATCAGATGTTCTTTCGCAATATGCTCTTTTTCATTCTCTGTATAACCGGAGACTTCAATCAGCTCCATACGATCCAGAAGCGGTTTGGGAATCGACTGCACATTATTGGCAGTAGTTATGAATAATACCTCTGACAAGTCCATGGGAATTTCCACATAATGATCTACAAACTTACGATTCTGTTCTGCATCTAAAACCTCCAGAAGCGCCGAGGAAGTGTCTCCCTTATAGTCTGAACTGACTTTATCGATTTCATCCAATAATATCAGCGGATTCTTCACTCCCGCCTGGCGAATCCCTGATGCAATCCGTCCCGGCATAGCTCCTACGTAAGTTCTCCTATGTCCTCTGATTTCCGCCTCATCACGTACACCGCCCAGGCTGATCCGAACATACTTTTTATTTAAAGCCCTTGCGACTGAGCGGGCAATGGATGTTTTTCCGGTCCCCGGCGGTCCCACCAGACACAAAATCGGGCTGTCTCCCTTATGAGTTAATATACGTACTGCAAGGAACTCCAAAATACGTTCCTTTACTTTAGCCAGTCCGTAGTGATCCGCCTCCAGTATTTCCCTTGCCCTTGCCAGATCTCTGGAATCTCTGCCTGCTTTGCTCCAGGGCAGAGCCAGCAAGATCTCAATATAGCCTCTGGTAACAGCACCCTCCGCAGGATTGCCGCCTGTATTCTCCAATCGCTTAATCTCTGCGAATACCTTATCCTTAACAGTCTTTGGAGCCTGAAGTTTCCCTGCCAGTTCGCGGAAACGCATGAGTTCAGACTGCACATTATCCTCACCCAGTTCCTCTTTAATTACTCTTAACTGCTCCCGTAAAACATATTCCTTCTGATTCTTATCTACACGTTCTTTTACCTTCGCCTGGAGCTCAGCCCGAATCTCCAGGATTTGTATTTCATTGCTGAGAATAATTCCAAGCAGCTCATAGCGTTCTGAAAGGTCTATGGTCTCCAGTAACTTCTGCCGCTGCTCATACGCGAGTGGAATATTGATGGATATCTGATCCACCATCTGCTCTACATCCTGGCTCTCCATAATCTGGTTCAAGAGTTCCTTGCTGATCCTGCTGTTCTCTCTTCCATAGGCTGCAAAGATCTCTTTCATGCCGCGCAGCATGGCTTCCTTCATATTCTCGTTCTCAATCCTGGATTTTTCTTTTTCGATTTCCACTACTTCTGCCTCCAGGAATGGATCATTTGATCCAAAGCGGGTCAATTCTGCGCGGCTTTCACCTTCCACCAGAATTCTCAAAATACCTTTCGGCATCTTTACAATCTGCTTAATAACAGCAATCGTTCCGATTTTATATACGTCAAGCGGACCCGGATCTTCTATGTCCGGGTCTCGCTGTGTGATTAAAAAAACTTTCTGATCTAAGAGCATGGCTGTTTCCACTGCTTTCACGGATTTTCCCCTGCTCACGTCAAAATGAACAATCATATCCGGCAAAATAGTCGTGCCGCGAAGCGCAACAGCCGGTATAACTCTACTCAGGTCACTCATCTGTACTCCTTTAAGCATCCTCCTTAAGCCGTCTCCGGTCTTCCTTTTCTCCTGCTCTGCTTACGTCTCGGCACCGGAGCCGGCTCTCCATATTCAATCATAGGAGTTGCTTTCTTATCCACTGTTTCCTCTGTAATTCTGCAAGACTTAATTGTATTATCAGAAGGCGTCTCATACATCAGCTCCATCATAGTTTCCTCCATGATAGCTCTGAGCCCTC
The window above is part of the Novisyntrophococcus fermenticellae genome. Proteins encoded here:
- the lon gene encoding endopeptidase La gives rise to the protein MSDLSRVIPAVALRGTTILPDMIVHFDVSRGKSVKAVETAMLLDQKVFLITQRDPDIEDPGPLDVYKIGTIAVIKQIVKMPKGILRILVEGESRAELTRFGSNDPFLEAEVVEIEKEKSRIENENMKEAMLRGMKEIFAAYGRENSRISKELLNQIMESQDVEQMVDQISINIPLAYEQRQKLLETIDLSERYELLGIILSNEIQILEIRAELQAKVKERVDKNQKEYVLREQLRVIKEELGEDNVQSELMRFRELAGKLQAPKTVKDKVFAEIKRLENTGGNPAEGAVTRGYIEILLALPWSKAGRDSRDLARAREILEADHYGLAKVKERILEFLAVRILTHKGDSPILCLVGPPGTGKTSIARSVARALNKKYVRISLGGVRDEAEIRGHRRTYVGAMPGRIASGIRQAGVKNPLILLDEIDKVSSDYKGDTSSALLEVLDAEQNRKFVDHYVEIPMDLSEVLFITTANNVQSIPKPLLDRMELIEVSGYTENEKEHIAKEHLISKQMESNGIKAGQLQIQDDALKEIISGYTKEAGVRSLERKIGQICRKTARIILEEKTSAVKVDKTNLEEFLGRHRFNYQKANEKPEIGIVRGLAWTSAGGDTLQIEVNIMPGKGEFLLTGQLGDVMKESAQAGISYIRSVAERYQIPKEFFRENDIHIHIPEGAVPKDGPSAGITMAVAMVSAITGVPVRADVAMTGEITLRGRVLPIGGLKEKLLAAKKTGITTVLVPAENHPDVEEIETEIKDGLEICFMESMDEVLDKAIVNLGE